A section of the Candidatus Aegiribacteria sp. genome encodes:
- a CDS encoding insulinase family protein: MKNGEFRSEDIRIAQLENGLTVILQEMKYSPVAAVTVAYRIGPLWETQKTRGLSHFCEHMMFKGSEKYGPGKFWQIVQRNGGLANAYTSRDITLYFSAVPIAGLDDILNLESDRMFNCLMNKKEVTSEKKVILEEELLTSRESPEGALDISLYSTAFNTHPYGNSITGTTADIKSFTQKNLTKFYSNFYNPSNAVIAVVGRIDTDSVFNRIKSLFGSESGITTVRPVIPSELPQTGTRRVVIQHPSQLPRISIGFRVPSADKRISSALSLFSIYLASGRSSRFEKLLVKPGLVLDVAASTNTLIQSGLYTIHAVLPPEGSPDEVEEIIFGELERVSNEGISSSEIQRLKKRRIAWSTISDADPLSRSRRLSTGQARFDDPFYFWHSIVNTGRVTTDEIKAAVSGYLVKDNATIAGLKPMGSTAGYNTPSVPAASEEPDLIPPSGLVPSDIDIPDDLLEAPTISVADNSREYLLDNGLRVIMKQDNSFPVISLGFSCTMGSDREPDELTGLSEVTAEAMLYGTPKEDSIRFNSRLENLGSSIDLSSANKYAGGIITVLEKDIDEALSVVADLFRKPAFRGEDINSILRDTIASLCEWTSTPIGAAMDSFSKQSTDPPEKSSVPSVESLSAITRNDIVDFHMEFCRPSGAVITAVGDFNEDNLVDLIRKYFSDWKNPESPLKQTEEVKNAKNSYESSIRLDGREQIAVILGSPAPPKLDHDNYAFHVLNGVLGEGIGSRLGRSIRETGLTYHVSSIYLPFSSRGRLAIILLTSPSAFEEALEKLRNEFSRLVRDPVSRNELRLEKASYIGQQELGMMKYSAIARILLNYASMNLPLDHDRNSLRMIAKLTEIDLQRAAERWFGRGITYLSIAGALNEDLI; this comes from the coding sequence ATGAAAAACGGTGAATTTCGCTCAGAGGATATCAGAATTGCTCAACTCGAGAACGGCCTTACCGTTATTCTCCAGGAGATGAAGTACTCTCCTGTGGCTGCTGTAACGGTAGCGTACCGCATTGGTCCATTATGGGAAACTCAGAAAACAAGAGGTCTCAGTCATTTCTGTGAGCACATGATGTTCAAGGGTTCAGAGAAATATGGCCCCGGTAAATTCTGGCAGATCGTTCAGCGGAATGGCGGGCTGGCAAATGCCTACACATCAAGAGATATAACGTTGTATTTCTCCGCGGTTCCCATAGCGGGTCTGGATGATATTCTGAATCTGGAATCTGACAGAATGTTCAACTGTCTCATGAACAAGAAGGAAGTGACCTCGGAGAAAAAGGTAATACTGGAAGAAGAACTACTCACAAGCAGAGAAAGCCCTGAAGGCGCTCTTGATATCTCCCTTTACAGCACAGCATTCAATACGCATCCATATGGAAATTCGATTACGGGTACTACAGCTGACATTAAATCATTCACTCAGAAGAATCTTACGAAGTTCTACAGTAATTTTTATAATCCATCAAACGCTGTAATTGCAGTTGTGGGAAGAATAGATACTGATTCGGTATTCAACCGTATCAAAAGTCTCTTCGGATCTGAATCAGGGATAACCACAGTTCGACCGGTAATCCCGTCCGAGCTTCCGCAGACAGGTACCAGAAGGGTTGTTATTCAGCATCCATCACAACTTCCAAGAATATCGATCGGCTTTAGAGTGCCTTCGGCGGATAAGCGGATATCCTCAGCATTATCACTCTTTTCGATCTATCTGGCTTCAGGGAGATCAAGCAGATTTGAAAAACTGCTTGTTAAACCGGGCCTGGTTCTTGATGTCGCAGCTTCTACCAACACCCTGATACAATCAGGCCTTTACACAATTCATGCGGTTCTTCCGCCTGAAGGTTCTCCTGATGAAGTGGAAGAAATCATATTCGGTGAACTTGAACGAGTTTCTAATGAGGGAATCAGTTCATCCGAGATTCAGAGATTAAAGAAAAGAAGAATTGCATGGAGTACTATTTCAGATGCTGATCCACTGAGCAGATCAAGAAGACTGTCTACAGGACAGGCAAGATTTGACGATCCCTTCTATTTCTGGCATTCAATAGTCAATACAGGGAGAGTAACCACAGATGAGATAAAAGCTGCCGTCTCCGGATATCTAGTAAAAGACAACGCAACAATAGCCGGACTGAAACCAATGGGATCCACAGCCGGTTATAACACTCCCAGTGTTCCGGCAGCATCGGAAGAACCCGACCTGATTCCACCATCAGGTCTTGTACCCTCCGATATCGATATTCCGGACGATCTTCTTGAAGCACCAACAATTTCGGTAGCTGATAACTCCAGAGAATACCTCCTCGATAACGGGCTGAGAGTAATAATGAAGCAGGATAACTCATTCCCCGTGATTTCCCTTGGTTTCTCCTGTACGATGGGTTCAGATAGAGAACCGGATGAACTGACCGGATTATCAGAAGTCACCGCTGAAGCAATGCTCTATGGAACACCGAAGGAGGACAGCATCAGGTTCAATTCAAGATTGGAGAACCTTGGCAGCAGCATTGATCTGTCCTCTGCGAATAAGTATGCCGGGGGAATAATCACAGTTCTTGAAAAAGACATTGATGAGGCTCTTTCAGTAGTGGCAGATCTCTTCAGAAAACCTGCCTTCAGAGGAGAAGACATAAACTCCATCTTAAGAGACACAATTGCGAGTCTCTGTGAATGGACCAGCACCCCTATTGGCGCAGCGATGGATTCTTTTTCAAAACAGTCAACTGATCCGCCTGAAAAATCATCGGTTCCCTCGGTGGAATCTCTAAGTGCAATAACCAGGAATGACATTGTTGATTTCCATATGGAATTCTGCCGCCCATCAGGTGCTGTTATCACTGCTGTAGGTGATTTCAATGAAGATAATCTTGTGGATTTAATAAGAAAGTATTTTTCCGATTGGAAGAATCCTGAATCTCCTCTGAAGCAAACGGAGGAGGTCAAAAACGCTAAGAATTCATATGAATCATCAATCCGACTTGATGGAAGGGAACAGATTGCAGTAATCCTGGGTTCACCGGCACCTCCAAAACTTGATCATGACAATTACGCTTTTCATGTTCTAAACGGTGTTCTTGGTGAGGGAATTGGATCAAGACTCGGCAGAAGTATCAGAGAAACCGGATTGACATACCATGTCAGCAGCATCTACCTCCCTTTCTCCTCCAGGGGCAGGCTTGCGATTATTCTTCTGACAAGTCCATCCGCATTCGAAGAAGCATTGGAAAAGCTGAGAAACGAATTTTCAAGACTTGTCAGAGATCCGGTGAGTAGAAATGAACTCAGGCTGGAGAAGGCAAGTTATATCGGCCAGCAGGAACTGGGAATGATGAAATACAGTGCAATTGCCAGAATATTGCTTAATTACGCTTCAATGAATCTTCCACTTGATCACGATAGAAATTCACTCAGGATGATTGCGAAACTCACTGAGATCGACCTTCAGAGAGCAGCTGAGAGATGGTTCGGTAGAGGTATTACGTACCTTTCCATCGCTGGCGCGTTGAATGAGGATCTTATCTGA